The sequence below is a genomic window from Chondrinema litorale.
TCCTCACCACTGCATACAAATCATCAATTTCGTTTGCTGTATCAGTATCAATAATTACAGGTCTTTTCTGCTGTTTCTGTTTGAAATTAAAATTGTGAGGAACAAGAAAAGGAGCTAATGCACTAAACGAAAGAATATTCTTTGTAAATGATCTTCTATTCATGGTAAAAGGAGGTAGACTAATTTATTTACCTATAAACTTAGAAAGTAAATTCAATAAAAAAAGCAGTCTGAAAAGACTGCTTTATATATAAGTGAAATTCGATTATCTTCTTCTTCTTGAACGTCTCTTACCACTATTGTTATTATTTCTTGATCTTCTGTCGCTGTGATCGTGTCTGTCGTTGCTTTTATCTTTAAAGTTACTGATGTTGAAGAGTGTTTCATCAGATTTAACTTTATCTCTATAGTCAATTTTACGATCAGACAGTTCGTACAGGTGTCTAATGATTACATCATCACTAATGTTTTCTTTGTTCCAAGAAGCATAGAAAGACTTCATTAACTTTCCAATGTAAATAATTGCATCATTTTTCTCAGTTTCATCTTCAAGAGCAATGGCTCTAGAAATAAGCAGGTCTATATTTCTCCCATAGTGTTTGAATTTTAACTCACCACTTTTGTATTCCATTTTTTGTGGCTTTGCAAACACGATTGATTCATCTGGTGTAGGATAAGGCGCTTCAATATCCAATGTGAAATCTGCCATAATATGCAGGTGATCCCAGATACGTTGTACGTTGTCGCTATTTTCTCTTACAGAAGGGTTGAGTTGTTTCATTAAGTGAATGAGGACGTGGGAAAGGCGGCTACGTTCTTCTTTATCATCCAACTCACGGATGTATCTTACGAGCTTCTGTACATTTCTACCGTATTCCATCAAGATCAACGGCTCTCTTTGTGAATTATATTCCATAGTATACTAAAGATGGGCTAATAATATTTTTTATCAAAAAATGGATCCCCTTTATAATTGTGTTGGTATTATGTTACTGTACTAATAGACGGAAAGATGAATCTTTTATTTTTCAGAAATGAAAATGCAATATTTTGTTTGCATTAAACCAGACTATTCATGTATCATCAGTTTAGCAAAACTAAGAATTAAAGTTTTTTCACCAAAATTATCGAATGCTACTTTAGCACGTTTATCACTTCCGTGTGTGTCTATTGATGTAATTTTACCAAATCCGAACTTCAAATGCTCTACTCTTAAGCCTTCTTTCAAATCATTTGGGCTACTTGGAGTAAAGTTTTCAGATGCTTTATGTTGTTGCTTCCCTTTAAAGTTAGTACTAAAATTAGACTTTGTTTTTAAAGATGAAGTAGGTGTTTTCTTATTTAACTTAAAACCTGAAGAAGGTCGGTTATTGCTTATCGTATTTACGGTATTGATGTAATCGAAGTGAATTTCTTCTAAAAAACGACTTGGCTCACATGGTTTTAGCTGGCCAAATCTATATCGCTGTAATGCATACGATAAGTATAAGCGGGTTTTTGCTCGTGTAATTGCTACATAAAACAGTCTTCTTTCTTCTTCAAGATCAGCTCTGGAGCTCAACATCATTTGCGATGGAAATAAATCTTCTTCCATCCCTACTATGTAAACATGGCTAAACTCTAACCCTTTAGACATGTGAATGGTCATCATCGTTACTGAATCTTCGTCGGTATCAGTATCGCTGGTTGAGTAAAGCGCAACTTCTTGTAGAAAGTTTTCAAGACCTTTATCTTCATTTTCAGGATCATCTACAAAAGCCTTTACAGAGTTTAGTAATTCTTGTAAGTTTTCGTAGCGAACTCTGCCCTCAACTGTTTTGTCATCATACAATTCTTTAAGTATGCCAGAGTTTTTGGCAACTTGTGTAGCGGCTTTAAAAGCATCTTTATTATTAATCGCCAGCATAAAGCTTTTGATCATAATCGTAAAGCCTTCTAATGCGGTTGAAAGCCTGTTGTTGCCAAAAAACCTTTGCGAATTACTTACTACATCCCAAACAGAAATATTATGCTCATCTGCGGTAACCAATATCTTTTCAACTGAAGTATTACCAATTCCTCGCTTCGGATAATTAATTATTCTCTTAAAGGCTTCTTCATCACTTGGGTTTACAGAAAA
It includes:
- a CDS encoding DUF4290 domain-containing protein; the encoded protein is MEYNSQREPLILMEYGRNVQKLVRYIRELDDKEERSRLSHVLIHLMKQLNPSVRENSDNVQRIWDHLHIMADFTLDIEAPYPTPDESIVFAKPQKMEYKSGELKFKHYGRNIDLLISRAIALEDETEKNDAIIYIGKLMKSFYASWNKENISDDVIIRHLYELSDRKIDYRDKVKSDETLFNISNFKDKSNDRHDHSDRRSRNNNNSGKRRSRRRR